The Streptomyces sp. Mut1 genome window below encodes:
- the rho gene encoding transcription termination factor Rho yields MSDTTDLMGVTADKNVDSAAPAEGAATGTTARRRRSGTGLEGMVLAELQQVASGLGIKGTARMRKSQLIEVIKEAQAGAGSSAPKAKAAPAEAAETKPKRRATSKTRTGAGDETPAAAPADKAAAQQQIDIPGQPASDEQPTGERRRRRATAQAGSPESKSDAKAQTQTKDRAQDEPKQEQKHEAPAEDRSEPKAEAAADNAEGRRGDRQERGQRGDRGDRGERRDRQRDRRGKGDDQGGGQGGRRQGGGQGQGQSQNQGGGGPQDDGFDDEGGRRGRRGRYRDRRGRRGREDFAGDAPPVSDDDVLIPVAGILDILDNYAFIRTSGYLPGPNDVYVSLAQVRKNGLRKGDHVTGAVRQPKDGERREKFNALVRLDSVNGMAPETGRGRPEFQKLTPLYPQDRLRLETDSNILTTRIIDLVAPIGKGQRGLIVAPPKTGKTMILQAIANAITVNSPECHLMVVLVDERPEEVTDMQRSVKGEVISSTFDRPAEDHTTVAELAIERAKRLVELGHDVVVLLDSITRLGRAYNLAAPASGRILSGGVDSTALYPPKRFFGAARNIEDGGSLTILATALVETGSRMDEVIFEEFKGTGNMELKLDRKLSDKRIFPAVDVDASSTRKEEILLGSEELGIVWKLRRVLHALDQQQAIELLLDRMKKTQSNAEFLLQIQKTTPAPGNND; encoded by the coding sequence GTGAGCGACACCACCGATCTGATGGGCGTGACTGCCGACAAGAACGTCGACAGCGCCGCGCCCGCCGAAGGTGCTGCCACTGGCACCACCGCACGGCGCCGCCGCTCCGGCACCGGCCTTGAGGGCATGGTCCTGGCCGAGCTGCAGCAGGTCGCGTCCGGCCTCGGTATCAAGGGCACCGCGCGGATGCGCAAGAGCCAGCTGATCGAGGTCATCAAGGAGGCCCAGGCCGGCGCCGGGTCCTCCGCGCCCAAGGCCAAGGCCGCCCCCGCCGAGGCGGCGGAGACCAAGCCGAAGCGCCGCGCGACCTCCAAGACGCGTACCGGCGCGGGCGACGAGACCCCGGCCGCCGCTCCCGCCGACAAGGCCGCGGCCCAGCAGCAGATCGACATCCCCGGCCAGCCGGCCAGCGACGAGCAGCCCACGGGCGAGCGCCGTCGCCGCCGCGCGACCGCCCAGGCGGGCAGCCCGGAGAGCAAGTCGGACGCCAAGGCGCAGACGCAGACCAAGGACCGGGCGCAGGACGAGCCGAAGCAGGAGCAGAAGCACGAGGCTCCCGCCGAGGACCGCTCCGAGCCCAAGGCCGAGGCCGCCGCGGACAACGCAGAGGGGCGCCGCGGGGACCGTCAGGAGCGCGGTCAGCGGGGTGACCGCGGCGATCGCGGCGAGCGCCGTGACCGTCAGCGCGACCGCCGGGGCAAGGGCGACGACCAGGGTGGCGGCCAGGGCGGCCGGCGTCAGGGCGGCGGCCAGGGCCAGGGCCAGAGCCAGAACCAGGGCGGCGGCGGCCCGCAGGACGACGGCTTCGACGACGAGGGCGGCCGGCGCGGCCGGCGCGGGCGCTACCGCGACCGCCGAGGCCGCCGCGGACGCGAGGACTTCGCGGGCGACGCCCCGCCCGTCAGCGACGACGACGTCCTGATCCCCGTCGCGGGCATCCTGGACATCCTCGACAACTACGCGTTCATCCGGACCTCCGGCTACCTGCCGGGCCCGAACGACGTGTACGTCTCGCTGGCCCAGGTCCGCAAGAACGGCCTGCGCAAGGGTGACCACGTCACCGGTGCCGTGCGCCAGCCCAAGGACGGCGAGCGCCGCGAGAAGTTCAACGCGCTGGTCCGCCTCGACTCGGTCAACGGCATGGCGCCCGAGACCGGCCGCGGCCGTCCCGAGTTCCAGAAGCTGACGCCGCTCTACCCGCAGGACCGGCTCCGCCTGGAGACCGACTCCAACATCCTGACGACGCGGATCATCGACCTGGTCGCCCCCATCGGCAAGGGCCAGCGAGGGCTGATCGTGGCCCCGCCGAAGACCGGTAAGACCATGATCCTCCAGGCCATCGCCAACGCGATCACGGTCAACAGCCCCGAGTGCCACCTGATGGTCGTCCTGGTGGACGAGCGTCCGGAAGAGGTCACCGACATGCAGCGGTCGGTGAAGGGCGAGGTCATCTCCTCGACCTTCGACCGTCCCGCCGAGGATCACACCACCGTCGCCGAGCTGGCCATCGAGCGCGCCAAGCGCCTCGTCGAGCTGGGTCACGACGTGGTCGTCCTGCTGGACTCGATCACCCGTCTGGGACGCGCGTACAACCTCGCCGCCCCGGCCTCCGGCCGCATCCTGTCCGGTGGTGTCGACTCGACCGCGCTCTACCCCCCGAAGCGCTTCTTCGGTGCGGCGCGCAACATCGAGGACGGCGGCTCGCTGACCATCCTGGCCACCGCGCTGGTCGAGACCGGCTCGCGGATGGACGAGGTGATCTTCGAGGAGTTCAAGGGCACCGGCAACATGGAGCTCAAGCTCGACCGCAAGCTCTCCGACAAGCGCATCTTCCCGGCGGTGGACGTCGACGCGTCCAGCACCCGCAAGGAGGAGATCCTGCTCGGCAGCGAGGAGTTGGGGATTGTCTGGAAGCTGCGCCGGGTGCTGCACGCGCTCGACCAGCAGCAGGCCATCGAGCTGCTCCTGGACCGGATGAAGAAGACCCAGTCCAACGCGGAGTTCCTGCTCCAGATCCAGAAGACGACGCCGGCCCCGGGCAACAACGACTAG
- a CDS encoding LCP family protein, protein MSEQSGSSRIRATGKRRKKSSRRRRATRTAAWSLAGVVVVGGAGLGYAYVHLNGNLQAVDINTALGKDRPSNVDNGSEDILVLGSDSRSGANGEYGTDEGAARSDTAMVVHVNKGHKSASVVSIPRDTLVTRPDCTGDESGEPVAGQRRAMFNTAYEVGGPACAVKTVESMSGIRMDHYIEVDFTGFKKLVDKLGGVEITTKQAINDPASHLDLEPGTHTLDGEQSLGLVRTRKSVGDGSDLGRIQLQQAFIRALMQQAKSVGLLNGTKLYGIADTATKAITTDSDLGSVTELARFATGLKGLGSDDVHMVTLPVEYDPADPNRVVPLEKAGEQVWDALRRDRPIPASATEQSAGDKGDAGQIVQ, encoded by the coding sequence ATGAGCGAGCAGAGCGGGAGCAGCCGAATACGGGCCACCGGCAAGCGCCGGAAGAAGTCCTCCCGCCGCCGCAGAGCGACCCGCACAGCCGCCTGGAGCCTGGCCGGCGTGGTCGTCGTGGGCGGAGCGGGGCTCGGATACGCCTACGTCCACCTCAACGGCAATCTCCAGGCCGTCGACATCAACACCGCGCTCGGCAAGGACCGCCCCAGCAACGTCGACAACGGCTCCGAGGACATCCTGGTCCTCGGCTCCGACTCCCGCTCCGGCGCCAACGGCGAGTACGGCACCGACGAGGGCGCGGCCCGCTCGGACACCGCGATGGTCGTCCACGTCAACAAGGGCCACAAATCCGCGAGTGTGGTCTCCATCCCGCGCGACACCCTCGTCACCCGGCCCGACTGCACGGGCGACGAGAGCGGCGAACCCGTCGCCGGACAGCGGCGGGCGATGTTCAACACGGCGTACGAGGTCGGCGGACCGGCCTGCGCGGTCAAGACCGTGGAATCGATGTCCGGCATCCGCATGGACCACTACATCGAGGTCGACTTCACCGGCTTCAAGAAGCTCGTCGACAAGCTCGGCGGCGTCGAGATCACCACCAAGCAGGCGATCAACGACCCGGCGAGCCATCTGGACCTCGAACCCGGCACCCACACCCTGGACGGCGAGCAGTCCCTCGGCCTGGTCCGCACCCGCAAGAGCGTCGGAGACGGCAGCGACCTCGGCCGCATCCAGCTCCAGCAGGCCTTCATCAGGGCGCTGATGCAGCAGGCCAAGAGCGTGGGACTGCTCAACGGCACCAAGCTCTACGGCATCGCCGACACCGCCACCAAGGCCATCACGACCGACTCCGACCTCGGCTCGGTCACCGAGCTGGCGCGCTTCGCGACCGGCCTCAAGGGGCTCGGCTCCGACGACGTCCACATGGTGACCCTGCCCGTCGAGTACGACCCCGCCGACCCCAACCGCGTCGTCCCGCTGGAGAAGGCCGGCGAACAGGTGTGGGACGCGCTGCGCCGGGACCGGCCGATTCCCGCGTCCGCCACCGAGCAGTCGGCCGGCGACAAGGGCGACGCGGGGCAGATCGTGCAGTGA
- the rpmE gene encoding 50S ribosomal protein L31, with protein sequence MKRDIHPQYVETQVSCTCGASFTTRSTLDSGAIRADVCSECHPFYTGKQKILDTGGRVARFEARFGKTATASK encoded by the coding sequence TTGAAGCGCGACATCCACCCCCAGTACGTCGAGACGCAGGTCAGCTGCACCTGTGGCGCGTCGTTCACCACCCGGTCCACGCTGGACAGCGGCGCCATCCGTGCCGACGTCTGCTCCGAGTGCCACCCGTTCTACACGGGCAAGCAGAAGATCCTCGACACCGGTGGCCGCGTGGCCCGCTTCGAGGCCCGCTTCGGCAAGACCGCCACCGCCAGCAAGTAG
- the prfA gene encoding peptide chain release factor 1, translated as MFEAVEELIGEHADLEKQLADPAVHADQGNARKLNKRYAELTPIVATYRSWKQTGDDIGTARELAADDPDFAAEVKDLEKEREDLTEKLRLLLVPRDPSDDKDVLLEIKAGAGGDESALFAGDLLRMYLRYAERVGWKTEIIDSTESELGGYKDVQVAVKTKGGNGATEPGQGVWARMKYEGGVHRVQRVPSTESQGRIHTSAAGVLVTPEAEEVDVEIHANDLRVDVYRSSGPGGQSVNTTDSAVRITHLPTGVVASCQNEKSQLQNKEQAMRILRSRLLAAAQEAAEQEASDVRRSQVRTVDRSEKIRTYNFPENRISDHRVGFKAYNLDQVLDGDLDAVIQACVDADSAAKLAAA; from the coding sequence ATGTTCGAGGCGGTCGAGGAACTGATCGGCGAGCACGCCGATCTCGAGAAGCAGCTCGCGGACCCCGCGGTCCACGCGGACCAGGGAAACGCGCGCAAGCTCAACAAGCGCTACGCCGAGCTGACCCCGATCGTCGCCACGTACCGCTCCTGGAAGCAGACCGGTGACGACATCGGGACCGCCCGCGAGCTCGCCGCCGACGACCCGGACTTCGCCGCCGAGGTCAAGGACCTGGAGAAGGAGCGCGAGGACCTCACCGAGAAGCTCCGCCTCCTGCTCGTACCCCGGGACCCCAGCGACGACAAGGACGTGCTCCTGGAGATCAAGGCCGGGGCGGGCGGCGACGAGTCCGCGCTGTTCGCCGGCGATCTGCTGCGCATGTACCTGCGCTACGCCGAGCGCGTCGGCTGGAAGACCGAGATCATCGACTCCACCGAGTCCGAGCTCGGCGGCTACAAGGACGTCCAGGTCGCCGTGAAGACCAAGGGCGGCAACGGGGCCACCGAACCCGGCCAGGGCGTGTGGGCCCGGATGAAGTACGAGGGCGGTGTGCACCGCGTGCAGCGCGTGCCCTCCACCGAGTCCCAGGGCCGCATCCACACCTCCGCCGCCGGCGTCCTCGTGACGCCCGAGGCCGAGGAGGTGGACGTCGAGATCCACGCCAACGACCTGCGCGTCGACGTCTACCGCTCGTCGGGCCCCGGCGGCCAGTCCGTCAACACGACCGACTCCGCCGTCCGCATCACACACCTGCCGACCGGCGTCGTCGCCTCCTGCCAGAACGAGAAGAGCCAGCTCCAGAACAAGGAGCAGGCCATGCGCATCCTGCGCTCCCGCCTGCTGGCCGCCGCCCAGGAGGCCGCCGAGCAGGAAGCCTCGGACGTACGTCGCAGCCAGGTGCGCACGGTCGACCGGTCGGAGAAGATCCGTACCTACAACTTCCCGGAAAACCGGATCTCGGACCACCGCGTCGGCTTCAAGGCGTACAACTTGGACCAGGTCCTCGACGGAGACCTGGACGCGGTGATCCAGGCCTGTGTCGACGCCGACTCCGCGGCCAAGCTCGCCGCCGCCTGA
- the prmC gene encoding peptide chain release factor N(5)-glutamine methyltransferase, translating to MNLLLAEVAQATQRLADAGVPSPRFDAEELAAFVHGVKRGELHNVPDADFDARYWETVARREAREPLQHITGRAFFRYLELQVGPGVFVPRPETESVVGWAIDAVRAMDVVEPLIVDLCTGSGAIALAMAQEVPRSRVHAVELSEDALKWTRKNAEDSRVTVHRGDALTALPELDGQVDLVISNPPYIPLTEWEYVAPEARDHDPEMALFSGEDGLDTIRGIERTAHRLLRPGGLVVIEHADTQGGQVPWIFTEERGWADAADHPDLNRRPRFATARKAMP from the coding sequence ATGAACCTGCTGCTCGCCGAGGTGGCCCAGGCCACCCAGCGGCTGGCCGACGCCGGTGTTCCCTCACCGAGATTCGATGCCGAGGAACTCGCCGCGTTCGTGCACGGCGTCAAGCGGGGCGAGCTGCACAACGTGCCGGACGCCGACTTCGACGCCCGCTACTGGGAGACCGTCGCCCGCCGCGAGGCCCGCGAACCGCTCCAGCACATCACCGGACGCGCCTTCTTCCGCTACCTGGAGCTCCAGGTAGGACCCGGCGTCTTCGTGCCCAGGCCGGAGACCGAGTCGGTGGTCGGCTGGGCCATAGACGCCGTCCGCGCGATGGACGTCGTCGAGCCCCTGATCGTCGACCTGTGCACCGGCTCCGGCGCCATCGCCCTCGCCATGGCCCAGGAGGTGCCGCGCTCCCGCGTGCACGCCGTGGAGCTGTCCGAGGACGCCCTGAAGTGGACCCGGAAGAACGCCGAGGACTCGCGCGTCACCGTGCACCGCGGCGACGCCCTCACCGCCCTGCCCGAACTCGACGGCCAGGTCGACCTGGTGATCTCCAACCCGCCGTACATCCCGCTCACCGAGTGGGAGTACGTGGCGCCGGAGGCCCGCGACCACGACCCCGAGATGGCGCTCTTCTCCGGCGAGGACGGCCTCGACACGATCCGCGGCATCGAGCGCACCGCCCACCGTCTGCTCCGCCCCGGCGGCCTCGTCGTCATCGAGCACGCCGACACCCAGGGCGGCCAGGTGCCCTGGATCTTCACCGAGGAGCGGGGCTGGGCCGACGCGGCCGACCACCCGGACCTCAACCGGCGCCCCCGCTTCGCCACGGCCCGCAAGGCGATGCCGTGA
- a CDS encoding L-threonylcarbamoyladenylate synthase, which produces MARRYDCNDATDRTTGLREAASAVRRGELVVLPTDTVYGIGADAFSSEAVGDLLEAKGRGRNMPSPVLIGSPNTLHGLVTDFSEQAWELVDAFWPGALTLVAKHQPSLQWDLGDTRGTVAVRMPLHPVAIELLTEVGPMAVSSANLTGHPSPETCDAAQEMLGDSVSVYLDGGPTPGIVPSSIVDVSGKVPVLLRAGALSAEDLRKVVPDLEVAN; this is translated from the coding sequence ATGGCACGGCGATACGACTGCAACGACGCGACCGACCGTACGACGGGTCTGCGCGAGGCCGCGTCAGCCGTCCGCCGCGGCGAACTCGTCGTGCTGCCCACCGACACCGTCTACGGGATCGGCGCGGACGCCTTCAGTTCCGAGGCCGTCGGTGACCTGCTGGAGGCCAAGGGCCGCGGCCGCAACATGCCCTCACCCGTCCTCATCGGCTCGCCGAACACCCTGCACGGCCTGGTCACCGACTTCTCCGAGCAGGCCTGGGAGCTGGTCGACGCCTTCTGGCCGGGCGCGCTGACGCTCGTCGCCAAGCACCAGCCCTCGTTGCAGTGGGACCTCGGTGACACCCGGGGCACCGTCGCCGTCCGGATGCCGCTGCACCCGGTCGCCATCGAACTGCTCACCGAGGTCGGCCCGATGGCCGTCTCCAGCGCCAACCTCACCGGCCACCCCTCGCCGGAGACCTGCGACGCCGCCCAGGAGATGCTCGGCGACTCCGTCTCGGTCTACCTCGACGGCGGGCCGACCCCGGGCATCGTGCCGTCCTCCATCGTGGATGTCAGCGGGAAGGTGCCCGTCCTGCTGCGCGCGGGCGCGCTCTCGGCCGAGGACCTGCGCAAGGTGGTACCCGACCTTGAGGTGGCCAATTGA
- a CDS encoding arsenate reductase/protein-tyrosine-phosphatase family protein has product MTAPEGRGIAGRADTFRILHVSTGNVCRSPITERLTRHALVDRLGDPLQGGLIVESAGTWGHEGAPMEANAEVVLADFGADATGFTGRELLDEHVIRADLVLTATRDHRAQVISMGHSAGLRTFTLKEFTRLVRAIDPATLPDAREEGVVERARALVRAAAALRGWLLAPTAEADEVYDPYGAPITFFRSIGDEISQALDPVVTALTGVPAPH; this is encoded by the coding sequence TTGACCGCCCCCGAGGGGCGTGGCATAGCGGGGCGGGCCGACACTTTCCGCATCCTCCACGTCAGCACCGGCAACGTCTGCCGCTCGCCGATCACCGAGCGGCTGACCCGCCATGCCCTGGTGGACCGCCTCGGCGATCCCCTCCAGGGCGGGCTGATCGTGGAGAGCGCGGGCACCTGGGGCCACGAGGGCGCCCCCATGGAGGCCAACGCCGAGGTGGTGCTCGCCGACTTCGGGGCCGACGCCACCGGCTTCACCGGCCGTGAACTGCTCGACGAGCACGTGATCCGCGCCGACCTGGTCCTCACCGCCACCCGCGACCACCGGGCCCAGGTGATCTCGATGGGCCACTCGGCCGGGCTGCGCACCTTCACGCTCAAAGAGTTCACCCGCCTGGTGCGGGCCATAGACCCGGCGACCCTGCCCGACGCCCGCGAGGAGGGCGTCGTGGAGCGCGCCCGCGCCCTGGTCCGGGCCGCCGCCGCGCTGCGCGGCTGGCTGCTGGCGCCGACCGCGGAGGCCGACGAGGTGTACGACCCGTACGGCGCCCCGATCACGTTCTTCCGGTCCATCGGCGACGAGATCAGCCAGGCCCTGGACCCGGTCGTCACCGCGCTGACCGGCGTCCCCGCCCCGCACTGA
- a CDS encoding MraY family glycosyltransferase — protein MGQPVRDYLLTLCVTAAVTYLLTGPVRKFAIAVGAMPAIRARDVHREPTPRLGGIAMFGGLCAGLIVANHLANLDGVFDRSSEPRALLSGAALIWLIGVLDDKFEIDALIKLGGQMLAAAVMVLQGLTILWLPIPGVGTVALTPWQGTLLTVALVVITINAVNFVDGLDGLAAGMVLIAAAAFFLYTYRLWYGHTIEAAAPATLFAAILMGMCLGFLPHNMHPARIFMGDSGSMLIGLVLAAGAISVTGQVDPDTMKIFEGSERQATHAMLPVFIPLLLPLTIIAIPAADLVLAIVRRTWNGQSPFAADRGHLHHRLLGIGHSHSRSVLIMYFWSALIAFGAVGYSVHSTSMWIVLVIVGLSALGLILLLMPRFTPRAPHWAERFVPPRYRRRPRGPEGEPGAESYGAEEGQQGPQDGQMEREGAGGSQDGGGERPAEAGAPVAAGVSGVNGATAIGHRSRFADRREAGSTRR, from the coding sequence GTGGGGCAGCCCGTGCGTGACTATTTGCTGACACTCTGTGTCACGGCCGCTGTGACCTACCTGCTCACCGGCCCGGTGCGCAAGTTCGCCATCGCGGTCGGGGCGATGCCCGCGATCCGCGCGCGCGACGTCCACCGCGAACCGACCCCGAGGCTCGGCGGCATCGCCATGTTCGGCGGGCTGTGCGCGGGCCTGATCGTCGCCAACCACCTGGCCAACCTCGACGGTGTCTTCGACCGCTCCAGCGAGCCCAGGGCGCTGCTCTCCGGGGCGGCGCTGATCTGGCTGATCGGGGTGCTGGACGACAAGTTCGAGATCGACGCCCTGATCAAGCTCGGCGGACAGATGCTCGCCGCGGCGGTCATGGTGCTCCAGGGCCTGACGATCCTGTGGCTGCCGATCCCGGGCGTCGGGACCGTGGCCCTCACCCCGTGGCAGGGCACGCTGCTCACCGTCGCGCTGGTCGTCATCACGATCAACGCGGTCAACTTCGTGGACGGGCTGGACGGTCTGGCGGCGGGCATGGTCCTGATCGCCGCCGCCGCGTTCTTCCTCTACACCTACCGGCTCTGGTACGGCCACACGATCGAGGCCGCCGCTCCGGCGACGCTGTTCGCCGCGATCCTGATGGGCATGTGCCTGGGCTTCCTGCCGCACAACATGCACCCCGCCCGGATCTTCATGGGCGACTCCGGCTCGATGCTGATCGGCCTCGTCCTGGCGGCCGGCGCGATCTCCGTGACCGGGCAGGTCGACCCGGACACCATGAAGATCTTCGAGGGCAGTGAGCGCCAGGCCACCCACGCGATGCTGCCGGTCTTCATCCCGCTGCTGCTGCCGCTGACCATCATCGCGATCCCGGCGGCCGACCTGGTGCTGGCGATCGTGCGGCGCACCTGGAACGGCCAGTCGCCCTTCGCGGCGGACCGCGGCCACCTGCACCACCGGCTGCTGGGGATCGGGCACTCGCACAGCCGGTCGGTGCTGATCATGTACTTCTGGTCGGCCCTGATCGCGTTCGGCGCGGTGGGTTACTCGGTGCACTCGACGTCCATGTGGATCGTGCTGGTGATCGTGGGGCTGAGTGCCCTGGGGCTGATCCTGCTGCTGATGCCGCGCTTCACCCCGCGTGCGCCGCACTGGGCGGAACGCTTCGTACCGCCCCGCTACCGCCGCAGACCGCGCGGTCCGGAGGGGGAGCCCGGGGCGGAGTCGTACGGCGCCGAGGAGGGCCAACAGGGGCCCCAGGACGGGCAGATGGAGCGGGAAGGGGCGGGTGGATCGCAGGACGGCGGCGGCGAGCGCCCGGCCGAGGCCGGCGCCCCGGTCGCCGCGGGTGTCTCCGGCGTCAACGGAGCGACCGCCATTGGTCACCGTTCGCGTTTCGCGGACCGCCGCGAGGCCGGTTCCACCCGTCGGTGA
- the atpB gene encoding F0F1 ATP synthase subunit A yields MSADPTQVLAFETDCHLFDGCGFPAPGLHSFLFEPLWGDADSNLYFNKTMLLALLGSVIIVGFFWAAFRKPKLVPGKLQMTAEAGYDFIRRGIVYETIGKRDGEKYVPLMVSLFFVIWMMNLWSIIPVAQFPVTAIISYPAILAGIVYLLWVGLTFKKHGFVGAFKNFTGYDKNLGGVLPLSMTIEFFSNLLVRPFTHAVRLFANMFAGHTLLLLFTIASWYMLNGIGIAYAGVSFVMVLVMTAFELFIQAVQAYVFVLLACSYIQGALAKGH; encoded by the coding sequence GTGAGTGCTGACCCGACACAGGTGCTCGCCTTCGAGACCGATTGCCACCTCTTCGACGGTTGTGGCTTTCCGGCACCCGGCCTGCACTCGTTCCTGTTCGAACCCCTCTGGGGCGACGCGGACAGCAACTTGTACTTCAACAAGACGATGCTGCTGGCCCTGCTCGGCTCGGTCATCATCGTTGGCTTCTTCTGGGCCGCCTTCCGCAAGCCGAAGTTGGTGCCCGGCAAGCTTCAGATGACGGCCGAAGCCGGCTACGACTTCATCCGCCGCGGCATCGTCTACGAGACGATCGGCAAGCGCGACGGCGAGAAGTACGTCCCGCTGATGGTCTCGCTGTTCTTCGTCATCTGGATGATGAACCTCTGGTCCATCATCCCGGTTGCCCAGTTCCCCGTGACGGCGATCATCTCGTACCCGGCGATCCTCGCCGGAATCGTCTACCTCCTGTGGGTCGGTCTGACCTTCAAGAAGCACGGTTTCGTCGGAGCCTTCAAGAACTTCACCGGCTACGACAAGAACCTCGGCGGGGTCCTGCCGCTCTCGATGACCATCGAGTTCTTCTCGAACCTCCTGGTCCGGCCGTTCACGCACGCGGTCCGGCTCTTCGCCAACATGTTCGCGGGCCACACCCTCCTGCTGCTCTTCACGATCGCCAGCTGGTACATGCTCAACGGCATCGGCATCGCCTACGCAGGTGTGTCGTTCGTGATGGTCCTCGTCATGACGGCCTTCGAACTCTTCATCCAGGCTGTCCAGGCCTATGTGTTCGTGCTGCTGGCCTGCAGCTACATCCAGGGCGCTCTCGCCAAGGGCCACTGA
- the atpE gene encoding ATP synthase F0 subunit C translates to MSALQTLAAGVEIKGNLGSIGYGLAAIGPGVGIGIIFGNGTQALARQPEAAGLIRANQILGFAFCEALALIGLVMPFVYPTS, encoded by the coding sequence ATGTCCGCTCTCCAGACCCTCGCCGCCGGCGTCGAAATCAAGGGCAACCTCGGCTCGATCGGTTACGGCCTCGCCGCGATCGGCCCCGGCGTCGGCATCGGCATCATCTTCGGTAACGGCACCCAGGCGCTCGCCCGTCAGCCCGAGGCTGCCGGTCTCATCCGCGCCAACCAGATCCTCGGCTTCGCCTTCTGTGAGGCGCTCGCCCTGATCGGTCTGGTCATGCCGTTCGTCTACCCGACCTCCTGA
- a CDS encoding F0F1 ATP synthase subunit B, which translates to MNPLVQLAAEEAENPLIPPIPELVIGLIAFVIVFGFLAKKLLPNINKVLEERREAIEGGIEKADAAQTEAQSVLEQYKAQLAEARHEAARMRQEAQEQGAVILQEMREEGQRQRDEIVAAGHAQIEADRKAAASALRQDVGKLATDLAGKLVGESLEDHARQSGTVDRFLDELEAKAEAVR; encoded by the coding sequence GTGAACCCCCTGGTTCAGCTCGCGGCGGAGGAAGCGGAAAACCCGCTCATTCCGCCGATCCCTGAGCTCGTCATTGGCCTCATCGCTTTCGTCATCGTCTTCGGCTTCCTCGCCAAGAAGCTCCTCCCGAACATCAACAAGGTTCTGGAAGAGCGCCGCGAGGCCATCGAAGGCGGTATCGAAAAGGCCGATGCGGCCCAGACCGAGGCCCAGAGCGTTCTTGAGCAGTACAAGGCTCAGCTCGCCGAGGCCCGCCACGAAGCCGCTCGTATGCGCCAGGAGGCGCAGGAGCAGGGCGCCGTGATCCTGCAGGAAATGCGCGAGGAGGGGCAGCGCCAGCGCGACGAGATCGTCGCCGCCGGCCACGCCCAGATCGAGGCCGACCGCAAGGCCGCCGCCTCGGCACTGCGCCAGGACGTGGGCAAGCTCGCCACCGACCTGGCCGGCAAGCTCGTCGGCGAGTCCCTGGAGGACCACGCCCGGCAGAGTGGCACCGTCGACCGCTTCCTCGACGAGCTCGAGGCGAAGGCCGAGGCCGTCCGATGA
- a CDS encoding F0F1 ATP synthase subunit delta translates to MNSASREALAAARERLDALTDSTSVDAAKLAEDLAGVTALLHREVSLRRVLTDPAQPGEARAELAARLLGGQVGGEAVDLVSGMVRSRWSQSRDLVDSVEELANTADLTAAQRNGDLDDVEDEIFRFGRIVASDTGLRAALTSRTATPAAKGELLRSLLGGKARPTTERVIVRLVTQPRGRSLEAGLESLSKLAAERRQRTVAIVTSAVPLSDRQKQRLGTALAKIYGRQMHLNLDVDPAVLGGITVRVGDEVINGTVAERLDEATRRMAG, encoded by the coding sequence ATGAACAGCGCGAGCCGCGAGGCACTGGCTGCCGCACGCGAGCGTCTCGACGCGCTGACCGACAGCACGTCGGTCGACGCGGCGAAGCTCGCCGAGGACCTGGCCGGCGTCACGGCGCTGCTGCACCGCGAGGTGTCGCTGCGCCGGGTCCTGACCGACCCGGCGCAGCCCGGCGAGGCCAGGGCCGAGCTGGCAGCCCGGCTGCTCGGCGGTCAGGTGGGCGGCGAAGCCGTCGACCTGGTCTCGGGCATGGTCCGCTCGCGCTGGTCGCAGTCGCGTGACCTGGTCGACTCGGTCGAGGAGCTGGCGAACACCGCGGACCTCACCGCCGCCCAGCGCAACGGCGACCTGGACGACGTCGAGGACGAGATCTTCCGGTTCGGCCGGATCGTCGCCTCGGACACCGGTCTGCGCGCCGCGCTCACCAGCCGGACCGCGACCCCCGCCGCCAAGGGCGAGCTGCTGCGCAGCCTGCTCGGCGGAAAGGCGCGGCCCACCACCGAGCGCGTCATCGTGCGGCTTGTCACCCAGCCCCGGGGACGTAGCCTGGAAGCGGGACTCGAATCCCTCTCCAAGCTCGCCGCGGAGCGCCGGCAGCGCACGGTTGCGATCGTGACCTCGGCGGTTCCGCTCAGCGACCGGCAGAAGCAGCGCCTGGGCACGGCCCTGGCGAAGATCTACGGCCGGCAGATGCACCTGAACCTCGACGTGGACCCCGCGGTCCTCGGCGGGATCACGGTGCGGGTCGGCGACGAGGTCATCAACGGCACCGTCGCGGAGCGCCTCGACGAGGCGACCCGCCGCATGGCCGGCTGA